In Paenibacillus sp. FSL R7-0345, a single window of DNA contains:
- the prfA gene encoding peptide chain release factor 1: MLDRLQSLADRYEKLSELLCDPDVANDSKKLRDYSKEQSDLQPAFEAYAEYKNVMEELEAAKMMQAEKLDDEMKEMVKMEIEDLSSRQTELEEKIRILLLPKDPNDDKNVIVEIRGAAGGDEAALFASDLYRMYTRYADAQGWRVELMDVNSNDLGGFKEVIFLINGRGAYSKMKYESGAHRVQRIPATESGGRIHTSTSTVAVMPEAEDFEIEIHDKDIRVDTFCSSGAGGQSVNTTKSAVRVTHIPTGIVATCQDGKSQNSNKEKALQVLRARISDVKRQEEEAKYAGERKSKVGTGDRSERIRTYNFPQSRVTDHRIGLTLHRLEQVMNGEITDIISALSIAEQAELMEKGE, translated from the coding sequence TTGTTGGACCGATTGCAATCATTGGCGGACCGCTATGAGAAACTCAGTGAACTGCTTTGTGACCCGGATGTTGCAAACGACAGTAAGAAACTGAGGGACTATTCCAAAGAACAATCCGATCTGCAGCCGGCCTTTGAGGCCTATGCTGAATATAAAAATGTAATGGAAGAGCTCGAGGCAGCCAAGATGATGCAGGCCGAGAAGCTTGATGATGAAATGAAAGAAATGGTCAAAATGGAGATCGAGGACCTGTCCTCGCGCCAGACCGAGCTGGAGGAGAAAATCCGCATTCTGCTGCTGCCCAAGGATCCGAATGACGACAAGAACGTAATCGTCGAAATCCGCGGCGCGGCCGGCGGGGATGAAGCGGCGCTGTTCGCCTCCGACCTGTACCGGATGTACACCCGTTATGCCGATGCCCAAGGCTGGCGCGTTGAGCTGATGGATGTGAACTCAAACGACCTTGGCGGCTTCAAGGAAGTTATTTTCCTGATTAACGGCCGCGGTGCTTACAGTAAGATGAAGTACGAAAGCGGCGCACACCGCGTACAGCGTATTCCAGCCACAGAATCCGGCGGACGGATTCATACCTCCACTTCAACGGTAGCAGTGATGCCGGAAGCGGAAGATTTTGAAATTGAGATTCATGATAAAGACATCCGCGTTGATACGTTCTGCTCCAGCGGAGCGGGCGGACAGTCCGTTAATACGACTAAATCTGCTGTGCGCGTAACCCATATTCCTACCGGTATCGTAGCTACCTGTCAGGACGGCAAATCGCAGAACTCCAACAAAGAGAAGGCGTTGCAGGTACTGCGTGCCCGGATTTCCGATGTGAAACGGCAGGAAGAGGAAGCGAAGTATGCCGGGGAACGTAAGAGCAAGGTCGGTACTGGCGACCGCAGTGAGCGGATCCGCACGTACAATTTCCCGCAGAGCCGGGTAACCGATCACCGGATCGGCCTGACGCTGCACCGTCTGGAGCAGGTAATGAACGGGGAAATTACAGACATCATTTCGGCGCTGTCGATTGCTGAGCAGGCAGAATTGATGGAAAAAGGAGAATAA
- a CDS encoding GNAT family N-acetyltransferase: MIKLVRMDEPTFQFFLKQSTRDYAEDKIRIGAWEQDTAMQLSQEEMSGYLPQGLYTEGAYLYSIVENAGDDQAGYIWFNVVQGRQGKEAFIYDFYIFEPYQRNGYGSMALTLLDEEARSMGVTRIGLHVFGDNDRAFKLYQKMGYGITDITMSKKL, from the coding sequence ATGATTAAGCTGGTCAGGATGGACGAACCGACCTTTCAATTTTTTCTAAAGCAGTCAACCCGCGATTATGCGGAGGACAAAATAAGAATCGGAGCCTGGGAGCAGGACACCGCGATGCAGCTGTCTCAGGAAGAGATGAGCGGCTATCTGCCGCAGGGCTTGTACACCGAAGGTGCCTACTTATATTCCATTGTCGAGAACGCCGGCGATGACCAGGCCGGATACATCTGGTTTAACGTGGTTCAGGGCCGCCAGGGCAAGGAAGCTTTTATTTACGATTTTTATATCTTCGAGCCTTACCAGCGGAACGGATATGGAAGCATGGCGCTGACACTGCTGGATGAGGAGGCGCGCTCCATGGGAGTAACACGGATCGGCCTGCATGTCTTCGGTGATAATGACCGCGCCTTTAAGCTGTATCAGAAGATGGGCTACGGGATTACGGATATTACGATGTCCAAAAAGCTTTAA
- the crtI gene encoding phytoene desaturase family protein — MEREAVPLNKQAVIIGAGFGSLSCAVTLAAKGWKVTVLERQAQPGGKLQRVTEQGYTFDRGPSTITMPHVFRSLYELAGAEMEEYVELYELEPRTRNIFADGHTVDLSGNTAFMREQIAAYSPHDADRYREFMAEAELLYRLSEKQFLNRLLLSWKDKLSLPLVRDLLRVRPFLTLQSLLQRYFRHPNTLAMLGRYATYVGSSPYQSPAIFAMLGHVEAKLGVYGVKGGTYKLVEGLVALARRLGVEIITGTEVTGIAVAGGRAEGVETSRGFYPARTVIAGGDVLSVSRMLLPGSARRTMSDRRIARYEPSLSGLVTLAGVRQKYEQLLHHTVFFPEQYEPEFTDIFGKRRPPQNPAVYVCYSGYSEPGMAPEDGSNLFILANAPYLNSGCDWAGEAEVYGRRITETLNGFGIGGLEQAEVLQRYTPQNIAADTLAHQGAIYGISSNSVRQTFSRPANRSRDVQGLWYVGGTTHPGGGTPVVSLSGRLVGEHIAGES, encoded by the coding sequence CCGTGCTGGAGCGGCAGGCACAGCCTGGCGGCAAGCTGCAGCGTGTTACGGAGCAAGGGTATACCTTTGACAGGGGCCCGAGCACTATAACCATGCCGCATGTATTCCGCTCGCTCTACGAGCTTGCCGGCGCTGAGATGGAGGAGTACGTCGAGCTGTATGAGCTGGAGCCGCGGACACGGAATATTTTTGCAGACGGGCATACGGTCGACTTATCAGGGAACACGGCATTTATGCGTGAACAGATTGCAGCCTACTCTCCTCATGACGCTGACCGCTACAGGGAATTCATGGCCGAAGCTGAACTGCTGTACAGGCTGAGTGAAAAGCAGTTCCTCAACCGGCTGCTGCTCTCCTGGAAAGATAAGCTGTCCCTGCCGCTGGTACGGGACCTGCTGCGGGTCCGGCCGTTTCTAACTCTGCAGTCACTGCTTCAGCGCTATTTCAGACATCCCAATACACTTGCTATGCTGGGGCGTTATGCCACCTATGTGGGATCATCCCCCTACCAGTCTCCGGCGATCTTTGCGATGCTGGGCCATGTAGAGGCTAAACTTGGAGTATACGGGGTTAAAGGCGGTACATATAAGCTGGTGGAAGGGCTGGTGGCGCTGGCCCGGCGGCTGGGCGTCGAAATCATTACCGGAACAGAGGTTACAGGCATCGCTGTGGCTGGCGGAAGGGCCGAAGGGGTTGAGACTTCACGCGGCTTTTATCCGGCGCGGACTGTTATTGCCGGCGGGGATGTGCTCAGCGTCAGCCGCATGCTGCTGCCTGGATCTGCCAGAAGGACGATGAGTGACCGCAGGATCGCGCGCTATGAACCCTCGTTGTCTGGTCTGGTGACTCTTGCCGGTGTGAGGCAGAAATATGAGCAGCTGCTGCATCATACGGTATTTTTTCCGGAGCAGTATGAGCCTGAGTTCACAGACATTTTTGGCAAAAGACGCCCTCCGCAAAACCCGGCAGTATACGTATGCTATTCCGGTTACTCTGAGCCCGGCATGGCCCCGGAGGATGGCAGCAATCTGTTCATTCTGGCTAACGCCCCTTATTTGAACAGCGGCTGCGACTGGGCCGGAGAGGCGGAGGTATACGGGCGGCGGATCACAGAGACACTTAACGGCTTCGGGATTGGGGGACTGGAGCAGGCCGAGGTGCTTCAGCGTTATACCCCGCAAAATATTGCTGCCGACACTCTTGCCCATCAGGGCGCGATTTACGGCATCTCCTCCAATTCTGTCCGCCAGACCTTCTCCCGCCCGGCTAACCGTTCCCGGGATGTTCAGGGGCTGTGGTATGTGGGCGGAACGACGCATCCCGGGGGAGGGACACCGGTCGTATCCTTATCGGGACGGCTTGTAGGCGAGCATATTGCAGGTGAAAGCTAG
- the ychF gene encoding redox-regulated ATPase YchF gives MALKAGIVGLPNVGKSTLFNAITQAGAESANYPFCTIDPNVGVVEVPDERLDKLTELVQPNKTVPTAFEFVDIAGLVRGASKGEGLGNKFLAHIREVDAIVHVVRCFVDENVTHVDGKVNPISDIQTINLELILADLESVEKRIERSRKNIKGGDKKYAQEVEVLERVKEALYEDKPARSLELSDDERLIVRDLHLLTLKPVLYAANVGEDEVATAEENPYVKQVREFAAAENAEVVPISAKVEAEIAELEGEDKEMFLEELGLQESGLNRLIKAAYKLLGLYTYFTAGVQEVRAWTIRKGTKAPGAAGVIHTDFERGFIRAEVVAYNDLLAAGSMNGAKERGQLRLEGKEYLVQDGDVMHFRFNV, from the coding sequence ATGGCTTTGAAAGCTGGTATCGTCGGATTGCCAAACGTTGGTAAATCTACATTGTTTAACGCAATTACACAAGCGGGTGCGGAATCCGCTAACTATCCTTTTTGCACCATTGACCCGAATGTCGGTGTCGTGGAAGTGCCGGACGAGCGTCTCGACAAGCTGACTGAGCTGGTGCAGCCGAACAAGACAGTTCCGACCGCTTTTGAATTTGTTGATATTGCCGGACTGGTACGCGGTGCGAGCAAAGGCGAAGGCCTGGGCAACAAGTTCCTCGCCCACATCCGTGAAGTGGATGCAATCGTGCATGTTGTCCGCTGCTTTGTGGATGAGAATGTAACCCACGTAGACGGTAAGGTTAATCCGATCAGCGACATCCAGACGATTAACCTGGAGCTGATTCTGGCTGACCTTGAAAGCGTGGAGAAGCGCATTGAGCGTTCCCGCAAAAACATCAAGGGCGGCGACAAGAAATACGCCCAGGAAGTTGAAGTGCTGGAGCGTGTGAAGGAAGCTTTGTACGAAGACAAACCGGCGCGCAGCCTGGAGCTGTCGGATGACGAGCGGCTGATCGTGCGCGATCTGCACCTGCTGACCCTGAAGCCGGTGCTGTATGCAGCTAACGTGGGCGAAGATGAAGTGGCAACTGCTGAGGAGAACCCGTACGTTAAGCAGGTCCGTGAATTTGCAGCTGCTGAGAATGCTGAAGTAGTGCCGATCAGTGCCAAGGTTGAGGCTGAAATTGCCGAGCTGGAAGGCGAAGACAAAGAAATGTTCCTCGAAGAGCTGGGTCTGCAGGAATCCGGTCTGAACCGTCTGATTAAAGCGGCTTATAAGCTGCTTGGTCTGTACACTTACTTCACTGCCGGTGTGCAGGAAGTCCGTGCCTGGACGATTCGCAAAGGAACCAAGGCGCCGGGCGCTGCCGGTGTTATCCATACCGACTTCGAACGCGGCTTTATCCGTGCCGAGGTTGTGGCCTACAACGACCTTCTCGCTGCAGGTTCAATGAACGGTGCCAAAGAACGCGGACAGCTGCGCCTCGAAGGCAAGGAATATCTGGTTCAGGACGGCGATGTTATGCATTTCCGTTTCAATGTGTAA
- the fni gene encoding type 2 isopentenyl-diphosphate Delta-isomerase, producing MEQLPYKITQSSSAEDGGDPQLPVAAGEKSLLPSSTTGERKLEHVRLCLNEDVGGSGITTGLEDYRFVHNALPELNFDDISLRTAFLGRELQTPLLISSMTGGSKATGAINARLAEIAGRRGWALGVGSVRAAVERAELAETFRVRERAPGVPIIANIGAVQLSYGFGVEECRRAVEIAGADWLVLHLNGLQEVFQPEGNTGFASLLAEIEKVCRALPVPVGIKEVGWGIDGDTALRLYNAGVAFIDVAGAGGTSWSQVEKFRSTDPVRRAAAEAFADWGIPTAECIRGVRTAAPHGALIGSGGLKHGVDAAKALALGADLAGFGRSLLGPAVESEEALDRALAQVELELRIAMFGIGAADLSALRGTPRLLKRQ from the coding sequence ATGGAACAATTGCCGTATAAGATTACACAATCCTCATCGGCTGAAGATGGCGGGGACCCGCAGCTGCCAGTCGCTGCCGGGGAGAAGTCCCTGCTGCCTTCCTCCACAACAGGGGAGCGCAAGCTGGAGCATGTACGGCTCTGTCTGAATGAGGACGTAGGCGGCAGCGGAATTACGACCGGGCTGGAAGATTACCGGTTTGTGCATAATGCGCTGCCTGAGCTGAATTTCGACGACATCTCACTGCGCACAGCCTTCCTGGGGCGTGAGCTTCAGACACCGCTGCTGATCAGCTCCATGACTGGCGGCAGCAAGGCAACTGGCGCGATTAATGCCAGACTGGCTGAAATCGCCGGTCGCCGGGGCTGGGCGCTTGGTGTCGGCTCTGTCCGGGCAGCCGTGGAGCGGGCGGAGCTGGCCGAGACGTTCCGTGTACGTGAGCGGGCGCCCGGCGTACCGATTATCGCCAATATCGGGGCCGTGCAGCTGTCCTACGGATTCGGTGTAGAGGAGTGCCGGCGGGCTGTTGAGATCGCCGGGGCTGACTGGCTTGTGCTGCATCTGAACGGGCTGCAGGAAGTGTTCCAGCCGGAAGGCAATACCGGATTCGCTTCCCTGCTTGCCGAAATCGAAAAAGTATGCCGGGCGCTGCCGGTACCAGTCGGCATCAAGGAGGTTGGCTGGGGCATCGACGGTGATACTGCGCTCAGGCTGTACAATGCCGGCGTGGCTTTCATCGATGTGGCCGGTGCAGGCGGCACCTCTTGGAGCCAGGTGGAGAAATTCCGCAGCACCGACCCTGTGCGGCGGGCAGCAGCGGAGGCATTCGCCGACTGGGGCATTCCGACAGCTGAATGCATCCGCGGGGTACGGACGGCCGCCCCGCACGGCGCGCTGATCGGCAGCGGCGGCCTGAAGCATGGCGTGGATGCCGCCAAAGCACTCGCACTCGGCGCTGATCTGGCCGGCTTCGGCCGCAGCCTGCTCGGGCCGGCGGTGGAGTCCGAGGAGGCGCTGGACCGGGCGCTGGCTCAGGTGGAGCTGGAGCTGCGGATTGCCATGTTCGGCATCGGCGCAGCCGATCTGTCAGCACTGCGGGGAACACCCCGTCTGCTGAAGCGCCAATAA